One window of Cryptosporangium phraense genomic DNA carries:
- a CDS encoding DUF2339 domain-containing protein, with protein MTRPGPDQTPDQNPDQVGDQTPDQNPDQVGDQTDQKSDQTSDQTPNKSWLFLLGVAILTAVLCVLARRIGWWW; from the coding sequence ATGACCCGACCAGGCCCCGACCAGACTCCGGACCAGAACCCCGACCAGGTCGGCGACCAGACTCCGGACCAGAACCCCGACCAGGTCGGCGACCAGACCGACCAGAAGTCTGACCAGACGAGCGACCAGACGCCGAACAAGTCATGGCTGTTCCTGCTCGGAGTCGCCATTCTGACCGCTGTTCTGTGCGTCCTCGCGCGGCGGATCGGGTGGTGGTGGTAA
- a CDS encoding DUF3307 domain-containing protein: MNRGGTFAAAGFALLAGHQAGDHLVQTDHQAQHKASDGAKGWRAMAGHVASYTACQAVALAGLSAAGVKLRPSRALAALAVSAGTHAFIDRRWPVVWWQDRTGSGPFVRLADHGINGAYLSDQAAHVVCLYVAALVAAA, translated from the coding sequence ATGAACAGAGGGGGGACGTTCGCCGCGGCCGGGTTCGCACTGCTGGCCGGGCACCAGGCCGGGGATCACCTGGTGCAGACCGACCATCAGGCCCAACACAAAGCCAGCGACGGCGCGAAGGGCTGGCGGGCCATGGCGGGGCATGTCGCGTCGTACACGGCGTGCCAGGCGGTGGCGCTCGCGGGGTTGTCCGCGGCCGGCGTGAAGCTGCGCCCGTCGCGCGCACTGGCCGCTCTGGCGGTTTCGGCGGGGACGCACGCGTTCATCGACCGTCGCTGGCCGGTCGTGTGGTGGCAGGACCGCACCGGGTCGGGGCCGTTCGTGCGGCTCGCGGATCACGGCATTAACGGGGCGTACCTGTCGGATCAGGCCGCGCATGTGGTGTGCCTGTATGTGGCGGCTCTGGTCGCGGCGGCCTGA
- a CDS encoding sigma-70 family RNA polymerase sigma factor — MSCALAGVPFVDVYLEHRGWITRYVASRVMEYYAVEDLVQETFLRALAQSGDYDGTVDGIGSWLTGRAACAVGDYVLDRRAYLRAGHEVHRQLRLPAPVPYRRLVAKGERQFPAPPLLAPRLPLRADLAVALSRLPETQRRTIQLRFLEGLTLDVCADLLGVKQITIVRRQRQALAALRSSTAVAS; from the coding sequence ATGAGCTGCGCCTTGGCCGGCGTTCCGTTCGTCGATGTCTACCTCGAGCACCGGGGTTGGATCACCCGCTACGTCGCTTCGCGGGTGATGGAGTACTACGCCGTCGAGGACCTGGTTCAGGAGACTTTCCTGCGGGCGCTGGCGCAGTCCGGCGACTACGACGGAACCGTCGACGGCATCGGATCGTGGCTCACGGGGCGTGCTGCCTGCGCGGTCGGGGACTACGTCCTCGACCGCCGGGCGTACCTGCGGGCCGGCCACGAGGTGCACCGGCAACTCAGACTTCCCGCGCCAGTCCCGTACCGGCGACTCGTCGCCAAGGGTGAGCGCCAGTTCCCTGCTCCGCCGTTGCTCGCGCCGCGCCTACCGCTGCGTGCTGACCTGGCCGTGGCTTTGTCGCGACTGCCGGAGACGCAGCGCCGCACGATCCAGCTGCGGTTCCTGGAGGGACTCACGCTGGATGTCTGCGCCGACCTGCTCGGCGTCAAGCAGATCACCATCGTCCGCCGCCAGCGGCAGGCGCTCGCAGCGCTCCGCTCGTCTACGGCGGTGGCGTCATGA
- a CDS encoding helix-turn-helix domain-containing protein: MTRPVAQDARAAVIGNHLLDYRARHGGMPLVHLARQIGLPPVTLADIETGHRASTYTQLRQIARGIAPNHSAALLAHWVEQLGDHAPQPDV, encoded by the coding sequence ATGACACGGCCCGTCGCCCAGGACGCCAGAGCGGCCGTCATCGGCAACCACCTGCTCGACTACCGGGCCCGGCACGGCGGCATGCCCCTCGTCCACCTCGCGCGGCAAATCGGTCTACCGCCGGTCACCCTCGCCGACATCGAAACCGGCCACCGCGCATCGACCTACACCCAGCTGCGCCAGATCGCCCGCGGCATCGCACCCAACCACAGCGCCGCCCTGCTCGCCCACTGGGTCGAACAACTCGGCGACCACGCCCCACAACCTGACGTCTGA
- a CDS encoding sigma factor-like helix-turn-helix DNA-binding protein: MAGIGTIGRLSEALARLTPEQRRTVHLTGFEGFSHELVAMLTGLSVAEVRRDRAQALAALGAQRILRDDLDLPEPATASTEPTEGQVWEPLVDDAAAAKAGRITVIEVDGRDLYVRDTSGSLQLITADRLRAGYWMRSA, from the coding sequence ATGGCCGGCATCGGAACCATCGGCCGGCTCTCCGAGGCTCTGGCCCGTCTCACTCCGGAGCAGCGCCGCACGGTCCACCTCACGGGCTTCGAGGGCTTCAGCCACGAACTGGTGGCGATGCTCACGGGCTTGTCCGTTGCCGAGGTCCGCCGCGACCGGGCGCAGGCGCTGGCCGCGCTCGGCGCCCAGCGGATCCTCCGAGACGACCTGGACCTGCCCGAGCCGGCTACTGCATCGACTGAGCCCACCGAGGGCCAGGTGTGGGAGCCGCTCGTCGACGACGCCGCCGCGGCGAAGGCCGGTCGCATCACGGTCATCGAGGTCGACGGCCGAGACCTGTACGTCCGCGACACCAGCGGATCCCTGCAACTAATCACCGCCGACCGGCTGCGGGCCGGCTACTGGATGCGGAGCGCGTGA
- a CDS encoding type II toxin-antitoxin system HicA family toxin, with product MGRAPGFAALSARKLRRLLERELGYEVVRTTGSHRRLRSPGRPDLTFSFHDGDTVGASLVRTILVRQVGLTLEEAQEVASRA from the coding sequence GTGGGTAGGGCACCAGGCTTCGCCGCCCTGAGCGCGCGCAAGCTACGCCGCCTCCTGGAGCGCGAGCTTGGCTATGAAGTTGTTCGGACCACAGGGTCTCACCGACGGCTGCGATCACCTGGTCGGCCTGACCTCACGTTTTCGTTCCATGACGGTGACACTGTCGGCGCATCCCTTGTGCGAACTATTCTCGTGAGGCAGGTCGGACTGACCCTCGAGGAAGCGCAGGAGGTGGCTAGTCGTGCCTGA
- a CDS encoding helix-turn-helix domain-containing protein, translated as MSPQPQTPRWLPLGTELKKLRTLAGLSHREVAERTGLSNARVSRVETGRSLLSLPEIEQWAKAVGADEAAREVLRKLANEAHSATVENFSLDRADEQEKGYAEIEASARLLVSITRGVPGLLQTADYMAAITRLADDTDTRDIPRSVATRTERSAILFKGDKEFRLMASEADLREPVLGPRGMAAQYDRISQLSQLEGVNVGILPLGGAPAGLLISDANLLLDRSDGEPSLVQLEHSFGEAWVSDPETVARYVALAERVWASALTGDDARALLARLAREALAAE; from the coding sequence ATGTCCCCACAACCGCAGACCCCGCGATGGCTCCCCCTCGGAACGGAGCTGAAGAAGCTCCGCACGCTCGCCGGCCTCTCTCATCGAGAGGTAGCCGAACGGACGGGACTGAGCAACGCGAGGGTCTCGCGCGTGGAAACGGGCCGTTCACTCCTGTCGCTTCCCGAGATCGAGCAGTGGGCCAAGGCAGTCGGCGCCGATGAGGCCGCTCGCGAGGTGCTGAGGAAGCTAGCCAATGAGGCTCACTCGGCAACGGTGGAGAACTTCAGTCTCGATCGTGCAGACGAGCAGGAGAAGGGCTACGCCGAGATCGAAGCATCGGCACGCCTGCTGGTCAGCATCACCCGCGGGGTTCCTGGACTTCTGCAGACCGCCGACTACATGGCGGCGATCACCCGCCTCGCCGACGACACCGACACTCGGGACATCCCGAGGAGCGTGGCCACGCGGACGGAGCGCAGCGCCATCCTCTTCAAGGGCGACAAAGAGTTCCGGCTCATGGCGAGCGAGGCGGATCTACGGGAACCGGTGCTCGGTCCGCGCGGCATGGCGGCTCAGTACGACCGGATCTCGCAGCTGTCCCAGCTCGAGGGCGTGAACGTCGGCATACTCCCGTTGGGTGGGGCGCCGGCGGGGCTGCTGATCAGCGACGCGAATCTGCTTCTTGACCGCAGCGACGGGGAGCCGTCGCTGGTACAGCTCGAGCACAGCTTCGGTGAAGCCTGGGTGAGCGACCCCGAGACCGTGGCGCGGTACGTTGCGCTCGCTGAGCGGGTATGGGCGTCGGCGCTCACCGGCGACGACGCACGCGCGCTTCTCGCCCGGTTGGCTCGTGAGGCGTTGGCCGCCGAGTAA
- a CDS encoding YraN family protein yields the protein MGAKEAVGAYGERVAVRHLQQAGLVVLDRNWRCSDGELDIVARDGDTLVFCEVKTRRSDAYGVPAEAVVAAKVLRLRRLAAQWIRASGVHPDVVRFDVVSVRPQQAGAAHVEHLRGAF from the coding sequence ATGGGGGCGAAAGAAGCCGTCGGCGCGTACGGCGAGCGGGTGGCCGTCCGGCACCTGCAGCAGGCCGGTCTGGTCGTGCTCGACCGGAACTGGCGCTGTTCCGACGGCGAGCTCGACATCGTCGCCCGCGACGGTGACACGCTGGTGTTCTGCGAGGTCAAGACCAGGCGCAGCGACGCCTACGGCGTCCCCGCCGAGGCGGTGGTGGCGGCCAAGGTCCTCCGTCTCCGGCGGCTGGCCGCGCAGTGGATCCGCGCGTCCGGGGTCCATCCCGACGTCGTGCGGTTCGACGTGGTGAGCGTCCGGCCCCAGCAGGCCGGCGCCGCCCACGTCGAGCACCTGCGCGGGGCGTTCTGA
- a CDS encoding PadR family transcriptional regulator — protein MDDEKAEARAEPVVGELRVTVAVATVLRVFTDDIAEPRYGYELMGLTSFASGKLYPILARLEAAGWIEGSFEDIDKAAEGRPPRKQYTLTPGGVRAARQALAELHQQLAPKTPFVGWPKPAGGRG, from the coding sequence ATGGACGATGAGAAGGCTGAGGCGCGGGCCGAGCCCGTCGTCGGCGAACTTCGCGTCACCGTCGCGGTTGCGACGGTTCTGCGCGTGTTCACCGACGACATCGCCGAACCGCGCTACGGCTACGAGCTGATGGGGCTGACCAGTTTCGCGAGCGGAAAGCTGTATCCGATCCTCGCCCGTCTGGAAGCCGCAGGTTGGATCGAAGGAAGTTTCGAGGACATCGACAAGGCCGCAGAGGGTAGGCCGCCGCGGAAGCAGTACACCTTGACGCCGGGCGGCGTGCGCGCAGCGCGCCAGGCTCTGGCAGAACTGCACCAGCAACTTGCGCCGAAGACGCCGTTCGTAGGCTGGCCGAAGCCTGCGGGAGGACGAGGGTGA
- a CDS encoding DUF6879 family protein, with translation MTEDDLDRLLETFTDSALRIEARQQYVNDEDADAIAAWKPGRPARPGFSVRTSEWAAHLARTSLDGKRWQRLRIVELPVTPYTAWEVAAYQESAVLGEEIRLLVGPSSHAEDLWIFDGETDHPAVVVVHYDPEGRYVDDQVVADSRLVQTYVHAAARAWGEATPLNDFIAAIDTLPRSA, from the coding sequence GTGACCGAAGACGACCTCGACCGGCTCCTCGAGACCTTCACGGACAGCGCGCTTCGCATCGAGGCGAGGCAGCAGTACGTGAACGACGAGGACGCCGACGCGATCGCCGCCTGGAAGCCCGGCCGCCCCGCGCGGCCGGGCTTCTCGGTACGCACCTCCGAATGGGCCGCTCACCTCGCCCGCACTTCCCTCGACGGGAAGCGCTGGCAGCGGCTCCGGATCGTCGAACTACCAGTCACGCCTTACACGGCGTGGGAGGTGGCGGCGTACCAGGAATCGGCGGTGCTCGGCGAAGAGATACGGCTGCTCGTCGGCCCAAGCTCGCACGCCGAAGACCTGTGGATCTTCGACGGCGAGACCGACCACCCGGCCGTCGTTGTCGTGCACTACGACCCCGAAGGGCGCTACGTCGACGACCAGGTCGTCGCCGACAGCCGCCTGGTTCAGACCTACGTGCACGCGGCGGCCAGAGCGTGGGGGGAAGCCACGCCGCTCAACGACTTCATTGCCGCCATCGACACGCTGCCGCGCAGCGCGTAG